A genomic region of Flavobacteriales bacterium contains the following coding sequences:
- a CDS encoding DUF3127 domain-containing protein: MSLELSGKVVKLLPMQSGQSQRGPWKKQEMILETNEQYPKKIAISCWSEKVDEIQNLAAGTNIKVSINIESREYNDKWYTDVRAWKIEPLQASQPVDNTNTASFNSINDEPTNMVFTADETDDDLPF, from the coding sequence ATGAGTTTAGAATTAAGCGGAAAAGTAGTAAAACTATTGCCCATGCAAAGTGGACAAAGTCAACGTGGCCCATGGAAAAAACAGGAAATGATTTTAGAAACCAACGAACAATACCCAAAAAAAATAGCCATTTCTTGTTGGAGCGAAAAAGTGGACGAAATTCAAAATCTTGCCGCTGGAACTAATATCAAGGTTTCTATAAACATTGAGTCAAGAGAGTATAACGACAAGTGGTACACCGATGTGCGTGCATGGAAAATTGAGCCATTGCAGGCATCACAACCAGTTGACAATACAAATACGGCCTCATTTAATAGCATTAATGATGAGCCAACCAATATGGTATTTACCGCCGACGAAACAGACGACGATTTACCATTTTAA
- a CDS encoding cytochrome c oxidase subunit 3, which produces MSNHTVNTLSTWAGGKSPFKISYGKLMMWFFLLSDAFTFSSLLVGYGAVRFSKDAVPEEKMEMVRQKLKFNDNVANYAAGAVATTHDATDAHGVAEGHEDAGHHFISALRSEGVFSADHWPAPELVFNHFPFLHGRHLPLMFVSLMTFILILSSVTMVLAVEAGQRMDKKNVQKYMIYTIIGGAMFLGCQAWEWTQFIGEGATLNGNPFGPVTFAALFFLVTGFHGFHVLSGVVLNIVIFLNVVKGTYEKRGHYEMVEKTGLYWHFVDLVWVFVFTFFYLI; this is translated from the coding sequence ATGTCGAATCACACTGTAAATACATTATCCACATGGGCTGGCGGTAAGTCACCGTTTAAAATTAGTTATGGCAAACTGATGATGTGGTTTTTCTTGCTTTCTGACGCTTTTACTTTTTCATCGCTTTTGGTAGGCTACGGAGCCGTTCGGTTCTCGAAAGACGCCGTGCCCGAAGAAAAAATGGAAATGGTACGTCAAAAGTTAAAATTCAATGACAACGTGGCCAATTATGCTGCAGGAGCAGTTGCTACAACCCACGATGCTACAGATGCACACGGTGTAGCCGAAGGTCATGAAGATGCTGGACACCACTTTATCAGTGCTTTGCGAAGCGAAGGGGTTTTTTCTGCCGACCACTGGCCGGCACCGGAATTGGTGTTCAACCACTTCCCATTTCTTCATGGAAGACATTTGCCGCTTATGTTTGTGAGTTTAATGACTTTTATCCTGATTCTCAGTAGTGTAACGATGGTTTTGGCAGTAGAAGCCGGACAGCGAATGGATAAGAAGAATGTGCAGAAATATATGATTTATACCATTATTGGCGGTGCAATGTTCTTGGGCTGTCAGGCTTGGGAGTGGACTCAGTTTATTGGAGAAGGAGCAACTTTAAACGGAAACCCATTTGGACCCGTAACTTTTGCTGCATTGTTCTTTTTAGTAACCGGATTCCACGGTTTCCACGTTTTGAGTGGTGTGGTTTTGAATATTGTAATTTTCTTGAACGTTGTTAAAGGAACTTATGAAAAACGCGGACATTATGAAATGGTTGAAAAAACCGGACTATACTGGCACTTTGTTGATTTGGTTTGGGTATTTGTTTTCACATTCTTCTACCTTATATAG
- a CDS encoding MotA/TolQ/ExbB proton channel family protein, with translation MKPFLLQVANATDSAQNAGLKVDGEKELKVFDMALNGGPIMIPIAILSIVAMYLLVERYLTIKKARQYDPVFMKRIKDMVMEGNIKGAKSLCEATNTPIARMLDKGLQRIGRPMEDVRVAVQNVGNLEVSKLEKGMPALATISGAAPMIGFLGTVTGMIKTFYEMSKQGDNITIGGMSEGIYNAMVTTVGGLIVGIIAYIAYNSLTAMIDKVIYRMESTSLEFLDILHEPAS, from the coding sequence ATGAAACCTTTTTTATTGCAAGTGGCCAATGCCACGGATTCGGCTCAAAATGCGGGCTTAAAAGTTGATGGGGAAAAAGAACTGAAGGTGTTTGATATGGCTCTTAACGGAGGGCCAATCATGATTCCTATTGCTATTTTGAGTATTGTAGCCATGTATTTGTTGGTTGAAAGGTATCTTACCATAAAAAAAGCAAGACAATACGACCCTGTTTTTATGAAACGAATTAAAGACATGGTGATGGAAGGCAATATTAAAGGAGCTAAAAGTTTGTGCGAGGCAACCAACACACCCATTGCCAGAATGTTGGATAAAGGACTCCAACGCATTGGTCGGCCCATGGAAGATGTGCGGGTGGCCGTGCAAAATGTGGGCAACTTGGAAGTATCCAAATTAGAAAAGGGGATGCCGGCTTTGGCAACAATTTCGGGTGCAGCACCTATGATTGGCTTTTTGGGTACGGTTACGGGTATGATTAAAACCTTTTACGAAATGTCGAAACAGGGCGATAATATTACTATTGGCGGCATGAGCGAAGGTATTTACAATGCCATGGTTACTACGGTTGGAGGATTAATAGTGGGTATCATAGCCTATATTGCCTACAATAGTTTGACCGCCATGATTGACAAGGTAATTTACAGAATGGAATCCACTTCGTTAGAATTTTTGGATATTTTACACGAACCTGCTTCGTAA
- a CDS encoding DUF420 domain-containing protein, which produces MKNDKLVFRIALAVSALVFVLVIILNRKLITPPETPAFVFQFPKIIAAINAVCSVLLILSFRAIKQKKVALHKKYNLTTFALSALFLIFYVTFHFFVDETTFGGTGIVRPIYYFILITHIVLAAIILPLILMSFYYGLNNKVEKHRKLVKWTFPLWLYVTVSGVIVYFMISPHYPF; this is translated from the coding sequence ATGAAAAACGATAAACTAGTTTTTAGAATTGCATTAGCCGTTTCGGCTTTAGTTTTTGTTTTGGTTATCATCTTAAACCGAAAATTGATTACTCCCCCAGAAACTCCGGCATTTGTTTTTCAATTTCCTAAAATCATTGCAGCTATAAATGCCGTTTGTTCGGTTTTGTTAATTCTAAGTTTTAGGGCTATTAAACAAAAAAAGGTTGCTTTGCATAAAAAGTATAACCTTACCACGTTTGCATTATCAGCATTGTTTTTAATCTTTTATGTTACTTTTCATTTTTTTGTTGATGAAACTACATTTGGTGGCACGGGCATCGTTCGTCCGATTTATTATTTTATACTTATAACACATATCGTTTTGGCTGCTATAATTTTACCACTTATTCTTATGTCGTTTTATTATGGACTAAATAACAAAGTGGAAAAGCATCGAAAACTGGTAAAATGGACTTTCCCATTGTGGCTATATGTAACTGTTTCTGGAGTGATTGTTTATTTTATGATAAGTCCACATTATCCTTTTTAA
- a CDS encoding cytochrome c oxidase subunit 3, whose product MLLAESQKIGNNEYGVQPRKFSLWLLIMSMCMFFAGLTSVIIVRMSEGNWFKFDLPSEFVWSTLAVVLSSLTMILAYKSAKKDNLLATQIFLGLTLMLGLTFVFLQINGFETLNSHGIFFAPKKGSQGGMISGSFVFLLVAAHLAHLAGGIIFILVVFVKSFLYKVHKKNTLSISMCNTYWHFVGILWLYLYMFLYLAPKLLL is encoded by the coding sequence ATGCTTTTGGCAGAATCGCAAAAAATAGGGAATAACGAATATGGGGTTCAACCTCGTAAGTTTTCGCTGTGGTTGCTCATAATGAGTATGTGCATGTTTTTTGCCGGTTTAACAAGCGTTATCATTGTTCGGATGTCTGAAGGAAATTGGTTTAAATTTGATTTACCTTCTGAGTTTGTGTGGTCCACTTTGGCAGTTGTATTAAGCAGTTTGACAATGATTTTGGCCTATAAATCAGCCAAGAAGGACAACCTTTTAGCCACCCAAATTTTTTTGGGACTTACCCTAATGCTGGGTTTGACCTTTGTTTTTCTTCAAATAAATGGATTTGAAACCTTGAATAGTCATGGAATTTTCTTTGCTCCCAAAAAGGGAAGTCAAGGTGGAATGATTTCCGGATCATTCGTATTTCTTTTGGTTGCAGCTCACTTGGCTCACCTTGCCGGAGGAATCATTTTTATTTTAGTCGTTTTTGTAAAGAGTTTTTTATATAAAGTTCATAAAAAGAATACATTGTCTATCAGCATGTGCAACACATACTGGCACTTTGTTGGAATCTTATGGCTTTATTTATACATGTTTTTATATTTAGCACCGAAATTATTACTGTAG
- a CDS encoding biopolymer transporter ExbD, whose amino-acid sequence MKLQRRNKINAEFSMSSMTDIIFLLLIFFIITARFTPEPIYKVALPKGAKTTSLQKKIVIVVNANDEYAIDDKRTNFDGVPAILDAELQKNPEATVSIHADKSVIYEKVMELVYIVDELGGKPVLALQP is encoded by the coding sequence ATGAAACTTCAGAGAAGAAATAAAATCAATGCAGAATTTAGTATGTCGTCTATGACGGATATTATTTTCTTGCTGCTCATTTTCTTTATTATTACCGCTCGATTTACGCCCGAACCCATTTATAAGGTGGCTTTGCCCAAAGGAGCAAAAACTACGTCGCTTCAAAAGAAAATAGTAATTGTTGTAAATGCCAACGATGAATATGCCATTGACGACAAAAGAACAAACTTTGACGGAGTTCCTGCTATATTAGATGCAGAACTGCAAAAAAATCCGGAGGCAACAGTTTCTATTCATGCCGATAAATCGGTTATTTATGAAAAAGTGATGGAATTGGTTTATATTGTTGACGAATTGGGTGGGAAACCCGTATTGGCACTTCAACCTTAA
- a CDS encoding cytochrome C oxidase subunit IV family protein, translated as MAHHSNEPVNIHDEVNYDPTVWVPKAHSHGTKALMQTFLLLSVITIVDIILYFSIDPGMTRNVIFIGLGIVKAAFIVYVFMHLTYEQKALKMSIVLPMILVLYLIAYLLWDSDFWHFLNY; from the coding sequence ATGGCACATCACAGCAACGAACCTGTTAATATTCACGATGAGGTAAATTACGACCCAACAGTTTGGGTTCCAAAAGCTCATTCGCATGGCACTAAAGCTTTAATGCAAACGTTTCTTTTGCTTTCAGTAATAACGATTGTTGACATTATTCTTTACTTTTCTATCGATCCGGGAATGACGCGAAACGTTATTTTTATTGGACTTGGAATTGTTAAGGCAGCATTCATTGTGTATGTTTTTATGCACCTAACGTATGAACAAAAAGCATTGAAAATGTCTATTGTTTTGCCAATGATTTTGGTGTTGTACCTTATTGCTTATTTGCTTTGGGACTCCGATTTTTGGCATTTCTTAAACTACTAA
- a CDS encoding SCO family protein gives MDTTKRGKLYLALLLIVPVLLFFWWHNAKQKFTACDVQGSFYALKSEVSEEMLNSSKNNFFVRNDSVFEAWTLRDFHLKDQTGREVSLADFKDKIIVANFFYASCPKICPKMNSNLKLVVDQFAEHPDVVFLSHTVDPENDSVSVLADYAKAYGYPTSKWYFLTGDKDEIYDLGLNHYHAATPEGDGKTDFFHSTMVFTVDPKGRMREYFETYENPHFVNELKASIKNLIAEYHFPENYKKDEKR, from the coding sequence GTGGATACTACCAAAAGAGGTAAACTTTATTTAGCTCTTCTGCTCATTGTTCCTGTTTTGCTATTCTTTTGGTGGCACAATGCAAAACAAAAATTTACTGCCTGCGATGTTCAGGGTAGTTTTTATGCCTTGAAGAGCGAGGTATCAGAAGAGATGCTCAACTCTTCAAAAAACAACTTCTTTGTTAGAAATGACAGCGTTTTTGAGGCGTGGACTCTCCGAGATTTTCATTTGAAAGATCAAACGGGTCGCGAGGTTTCATTGGCTGATTTTAAGGATAAAATAATTGTGGCAAACTTCTTTTATGCAAGTTGCCCCAAGATTTGCCCCAAAATGAATTCCAACCTTAAACTTGTGGTAGATCAATTTGCCGAGCATCCTGATGTCGTTTTTCTCTCACATACCGTAGATCCCGAAAACGACTCGGTATCCGTTTTGGCAGATTATGCCAAAGCCTATGGTTACCCAACAAGCAAATGGTATTTTCTGACTGGAGATAAAGACGAAATATACGATTTGGGATTAAACCATTACCACGCGGCAACGCCCGAAGGAGACGGGAAAACAGATTTTTTTCATAGCACCATGGTGTTTACAGTTGACCCCAAAGGCCGAATGCGTGAATATTTTGAAACGTATGAAAACCCCCATTTTGTTAATGAATTAAAAGCCAGCATTAAAAACTTAATCGCTGAATACCATTTTCCGGAAAACTATAAAAAGGATGAAAAACGATAA
- a CDS encoding metallophosphoesterase family protein gives MKKVLILSDTHSFFDDNIKRHAMQHDMLWHAGDWGDIKVFEELEKLAPLYGVYGNIDGQNIRMENPKYQIFMVENCKVLMTHIGGYPKKYNPEFRKKIIEEKPNIVVTGHSHILKVMFDKELNHLHINPGAAGQYGFHQVRTMVSIEINGSKIENARVIELPK, from the coding sequence ATGAAAAAAGTACTTATTTTGTCCGACACACATTCTTTTTTTGACGACAACATAAAAAGACACGCCATGCAACACGACATGTTGTGGCATGCGGGTGATTGGGGTGATATTAAAGTGTTTGAAGAACTCGAAAAACTTGCTCCTCTTTATGGTGTTTATGGAAACATTGACGGACAAAATATTCGGATGGAAAACCCTAAATACCAAATATTTATGGTTGAAAATTGCAAGGTGTTGATGACTCATATTGGGGGTTACCCGAAGAAATACAACCCTGAATTTCGCAAAAAAATAATCGAAGAAAAACCGAATATTGTGGTTACGGGGCATTCGCATATCTTAAAAGTAATGTTTGATAAAGAGTTAAACCATTTACACATCAATCCGGGTGCAGCAGGGCAATACGGCTTTCATCAGGTGCGAACTATGGTATCGATAGAAATAAACGGGAGCAAAATTGAAAATGCCCGAGTAATTGAGCTTCCGAAATAA
- a CDS encoding PD40 domain-containing protein, translating to MRKAVLLSFITFLFIEYAFAVPTRGTDSKKAYKYYGMALREKNLLNYENALKYIDKSIKKDPKYMTALSFKAGLLMELKRFNEAEQVNLRIIQLDQDNLFAIFDLANIYFETDRYKECKDILNRALPLSGVGDDRVKVQKFIDRASFAEKAFANPVPFEPINLGTEINTKYEEYFPGLDIEEKTLYYTRRDGSLPVQAQNEDIYFSKKLNDNNNLWSQGTNLGNPVNTPENEGAFSASADGKYIYFTSCSRPGGVGRCDIWFSTLDGDKWSKPENLGLPVNTKEWESQPSISADGVTLYFVSNRPGGYGGTDIWYAIKQNDSVWSKPINLGPGINTEGDEEFPFIHNDGVTLYFTSKGLPGMGGADIFVTRKMGTTWSKPENLGYPINTHGDEWNFIVNRQGNIAYFASTGLKPNYGGMDIYSVELYEGARPKKTGYVHGTVFDIETKKKLKANVELYNLKTGEKVTETFSDAKTGSFFVNLPANSYYAFEARAEGYLFHSENFSLANESSLDKPFELEIGLKPIKNDQTIVMKNVLFDTDKSDLKSESFVELDILVDFLAKNPNIKVEIGGHTDNTGSESHNKTLSENRAKSVYNYLISKGISSNRLSFKGYGSAVPITGNETPEGRATNRRTEMKIVTF from the coding sequence ATGAGAAAAGCAGTTTTACTTTCATTCATTACTTTCCTATTTATTGAATACGCTTTTGCAGTTCCAACCCGCGGAACTGATAGCAAAAAGGCATATAAATATTATGGCATGGCTCTCAGAGAAAAAAACCTGCTGAATTATGAAAATGCTTTAAAGTATATTGATAAATCCATTAAAAAAGACCCGAAGTATATGACTGCACTGAGTTTTAAGGCAGGTTTGCTGATGGAACTTAAACGATTTAATGAGGCAGAACAGGTTAATTTAAGAATCATTCAATTAGATCAAGACAACCTTTTTGCCATATTTGATTTGGCCAATATTTATTTTGAAACCGACAGATATAAAGAGTGTAAAGACATTTTAAATCGTGCGTTGCCCCTTTCGGGTGTGGGCGATGACAGAGTAAAAGTGCAAAAATTTATTGACCGAGCCAGTTTTGCAGAAAAAGCTTTTGCCAACCCCGTTCCATTCGAACCAATCAATTTGGGTACAGAGATAAACACTAAATACGAAGAATATTTTCCGGGCTTAGACATCGAAGAAAAGACACTTTACTATACCCGCCGCGATGGCTCATTGCCAGTACAAGCTCAAAACGAAGACATATATTTTAGTAAAAAACTGAACGACAACAACAACCTTTGGTCGCAAGGCACCAATCTTGGCAACCCAGTAAACACTCCCGAAAACGAGGGTGCTTTTAGTGCCTCAGCCGATGGAAAATACATTTATTTTACCTCATGCTCCCGACCGGGCGGTGTGGGTAGATGCGATATTTGGTTTTCAACACTTGACGGCGACAAATGGTCGAAACCAGAGAATTTGGGTTTGCCTGTAAATACCAAAGAGTGGGAAAGCCAACCGAGCATTTCTGCCGATGGAGTTACCCTATATTTTGTGAGTAACAGACCGGGTGGATATGGTGGAACCGATATTTGGTATGCTATTAAACAAAATGATTCGGTTTGGAGCAAACCCATCAATTTAGGGCCAGGAATAAACACCGAAGGCGATGAAGAATTTCCTTTTATTCACAACGATGGAGTGACACTTTATTTTACCTCCAAAGGGCTACCGGGCATGGGTGGTGCCGATATTTTTGTCACCCGCAAAATGGGAACAACTTGGTCGAAACCAGAAAACTTGGGTTACCCTATAAACACGCATGGCGATGAATGGAACTTTATTGTGAACCGACAAGGAAATATTGCCTACTTCGCCAGTACGGGTTTAAAGCCAAATTATGGCGGTATGGATATTTATTCGGTTGAACTGTATGAAGGAGCAAGACCAAAAAAAACAGGCTATGTGCACGGTACAGTTTTCGACATTGAAACAAAGAAAAAGCTAAAAGCCAATGTGGAACTTTACAATTTAAAAACCGGAGAAAAGGTAACAGAAACCTTTAGTGATGCTAAAACCGGAAGTTTTTTTGTGAATTTGCCTGCCAACAGCTATTATGCCTTTGAAGCTCGTGCGGAGGGTTATCTATTTCATTCCGAGAACTTTTCGCTGGCCAACGAATCATCACTCGATAAACCATTTGAATTAGAAATTGGCCTAAAACCAATTAAAAATGACCAAACCATCGTAATGAAAAACGTATTGTTCGACACCGACAAATCCGATTTGAAATCAGAATCATTTGTAGAACTTGATATTTTGGTGGACTTTTTGGCCAAAAACCCCAACATAAAAGTGGAAATAGGCGGACATACCGACAACACCGGCAGCGAATCGCACAACAAAACGCTTTCAGAAAATCGGGCAAAATCTGTTTACAACTACCTTATTTCCAAAGGTATTTCAAGCAATCGATTGAGCTTTAAAGGTTATGGAAGTGCAGTACCTATAACCGGAAACGAAACACCTGAAGGGCGTGCCACCAACCGCAGAACAGAAATGAAGATTGTTACATTTTAG
- the recA gene encoding recombinase RecA, with protein MSNDNSEKLKALKLTIDKLEKSYGKGIVMKMDDDSVSNIPSISTGSLGLDMALGVGGFPKGRIIEIYGPESSGKTTLAMHCVSEAQKLGGIAAFIDAEHAFDRFYAEKIGVNTEELLISQPDDGEQALEIADNLIRSGAIDVIVIDSVAALVPRAELEGDMGDSKMGLHARLMSQALRKLTGTINKTGCICIFINQLREKIGVMFGNPETTTGGNALKFYASVRLDIRRIGQIKDGVDIVGNRVKVKVAKNKVAPPFRVVEFDIMYGEGISKSGEVLDLATDAEVVQKSGSWFSYNGTKLGQGRDAVRKLLLDNPEMMEEIENQVKAKMMDGVGAKVDGE; from the coding sequence ATGTCTAACGATAATTCAGAAAAATTAAAAGCGTTAAAGCTAACCATCGACAAACTTGAAAAGTCTTATGGCAAGGGCATCGTAATGAAAATGGACGATGACTCAGTTTCAAATATTCCTTCAATTTCTACAGGTTCACTCGGTTTGGACATGGCATTGGGCGTTGGCGGGTTTCCAAAAGGGCGTATTATTGAAATTTACGGCCCTGAATCGTCCGGTAAAACAACACTTGCTATGCACTGCGTTTCGGAAGCTCAAAAACTTGGAGGCATTGCAGCGTTCATTGACGCAGAGCATGCTTTCGACCGTTTTTATGCCGAAAAAATTGGCGTAAATACGGAGGAACTATTGATTTCGCAACCCGATGATGGAGAGCAGGCCTTAGAAATTGCCGACAATTTAATTCGTTCGGGAGCCATTGATGTGATTGTTATTGACTCGGTAGCAGCATTGGTGCCTCGTGCCGAATTAGAAGGCGATATGGGCGATTCTAAAATGGGCTTGCACGCCCGATTAATGTCGCAAGCACTTAGAAAATTAACGGGAACCATCAACAAAACAGGATGTATCTGCATTTTCATCAACCAGTTAAGAGAAAAAATTGGTGTTATGTTTGGCAATCCTGAAACTACAACCGGTGGTAATGCCTTGAAATTTTATGCCTCCGTGCGATTGGATATTCGAAGAATAGGCCAAATAAAAGATGGTGTGGACATTGTTGGAAACCGCGTAAAAGTAAAAGTGGCTAAAAATAAAGTGGCACCACCTTTTAGGGTTGTGGAGTTTGATATTATGTATGGAGAAGGTATTTCAAAATCGGGCGAAGTGCTTGATTTGGCAACCGATGCCGAAGTGGTTCAAAAAAGCGGAAGTTGGTTTAGTTATAATGGCACAAAACTAGGCCAAGGCCGTGATGCTGTGCGAAAACTTTTGTTGGACAATCCTGAAATGATGGAAGAAATTGAAAACCAGGTAAAAGCCAAAATGATGGACGGAGTTGGTGCTAAAGTAGATGGGGAATAG
- a CDS encoding FkbM family methyltransferase, translated as MKSTIQYFLQRMLGMTAYLKIFSWYKIKTLKNDKGENDFFFFLNLIPANSDVLDIGANIGIMAYYLSKKAAQNKVIAFEPMPQNLQTLHWVKSKFNLKNLTILNLALGNQNGEIEMVLPVVDKVKKQGLSHVLTDEIKEFNEGETFKAKMCKLDDIQELVKLNIKAIKIDVENFEYQVFRGAESILKQHKPIIYCELWDNKNRYDCFDYLTSLGYKIMVKQDNDIVEFDAKNHTTQNFFFVHYSANFVA; from the coding sequence TTGAAAAGTACTATTCAATATTTTCTGCAAAGAATGTTGGGCATGACTGCCTATCTTAAAATATTTTCGTGGTACAAAATAAAAACACTTAAAAACGATAAAGGCGAAAACGATTTTTTCTTTTTCCTCAATTTAATTCCAGCTAATTCTGATGTGTTGGACATTGGTGCAAACATCGGAATCATGGCATACTACCTATCTAAAAAGGCTGCACAAAACAAGGTTATTGCTTTTGAGCCAATGCCCCAAAACTTGCAAACCCTGCATTGGGTAAAATCTAAATTCAACCTTAAAAATTTGACCATTTTAAATTTGGCTTTGGGCAACCAGAATGGGGAAATTGAAATGGTGCTTCCGGTGGTTGATAAGGTCAAAAAACAAGGTTTAAGTCATGTACTTACTGATGAAATCAAAGAATTTAACGAAGGCGAAACATTTAAGGCCAAAATGTGCAAACTCGACGACATACAGGAACTTGTAAAGCTAAATATTAAAGCAATAAAAATTGATGTTGAAAATTTTGAGTACCAGGTTTTTAGAGGTGCTGAGTCAATTTTGAAACAACACAAACCAATTATTTACTGCGAGCTTTGGGACAATAAAAATCGTTACGATTGCTTTGATTATTTAACCTCGCTTGGGTATAAAATTATGGTAAAACAAGACAATGATATTGTTGAGTTTGATGCCAAAAATCATACTACGCAAAACTTTTTCTTTGTTCATTATTCAGCTAATTTTGTGGCATGA
- a CDS encoding DUF983 domain-containing protein, whose protein sequence is MPKSGLSAFMGGKCPQCRRGSIFTGSLFSKKFKDVHEHCPSCGVKFEQEPGFFWGAMYFSYALIVGMLIVLSVIMFTLYDDPSLTLLAIVIIAAVVLFLPFIVRLSRLLLIYIAAPYRRYKGK, encoded by the coding sequence ATGCCTAAATCAGGTTTGTCAGCATTTATGGGCGGCAAATGCCCTCAGTGCCGCCGTGGGTCTATATTTACAGGAAGTTTGTTCAGCAAAAAATTTAAAGATGTTCACGAGCATTGCCCAAGTTGTGGAGTGAAATTTGAGCAAGAACCCGGTTTTTTTTGGGGGGCAATGTATTTTAGCTATGCACTTATTGTGGGTATGCTCATTGTCTTATCGGTTATCATGTTTACCCTATACGATGACCCATCGTTAACCCTTTTGGCCATAGTAATTATTGCAGCCGTGGTTCTGTTTTTGCCTTTTATTGTTCGGCTTTCTCGACTGTTGTTAATTTATATAGCGGCACCATACAGAAGGTATAAAGGGAAATAG
- a CDS encoding bifunctional folylpolyglutamate synthase/dihydrofolate synthase yields the protein MNYTQTLEFLYAQLPMYQRIGSAAYKKDLTNTLALCEVLGNPHHSFKTIHVAGTNGKGSCSHSLASVFQENGYKTGLYTSPHLIDFRERIKVDGQLVSEEFVVDFVAKIAPHIESIKPSFFEITVAMAFAYFADQKVDVAIIETGLGGRLDSTNVITPEVSLITNIGFDHTDMLGETLPEIAAEKAGIIKPNVPVVIGEHQPEVEHVFIEKARSVHASLIVASEVVNANGYTTDLKGIYQKKNMVSVLATVMVLRQNGWKLDSAKIKSGLQNVVKNTGLLGRWQTIQNYPKVVCDTGHNAEGIGYIVEQLASEKYGKLHIVFGQVVGKDPRKVLKLLPKNATYYFCQPSVIRALDVNELAEIAKSENLKGSLYPEVSEAHKAALEAANENDFIFVGGSTFVVADLLSYLGNIDSKM from the coding sequence TTGAACTACACTCAAACGCTTGAGTTTTTGTATGCTCAATTGCCCATGTATCAACGCATTGGAAGTGCGGCTTACAAAAAGGATTTGACCAATACACTTGCTCTTTGTGAAGTTTTAGGAAATCCTCACCATAGTTTTAAAACCATTCATGTGGCCGGCACCAACGGCAAAGGAAGTTGTAGCCATTCATTGGCATCTGTTTTTCAAGAAAATGGGTATAAAACCGGGCTATACACTTCGCCCCATTTAATCGATTTTAGAGAACGAATTAAAGTGGATGGACAATTGGTTTCTGAGGAATTTGTGGTTGATTTTGTTGCCAAAATAGCACCACATATTGAGAGTATAAAACCTTCTTTTTTTGAGATAACCGTGGCAATGGCTTTTGCCTATTTTGCCGACCAAAAGGTGGACGTTGCCATTATTGAAACGGGTTTGGGTGGAAGGCTTGACAGCACCAATGTCATTACACCCGAAGTTTCGCTGATAACGAATATTGGCTTTGATCATACCGATATGTTGGGTGAAACATTGCCCGAAATTGCAGCCGAAAAAGCCGGAATTATTAAACCCAATGTTCCCGTGGTTATTGGAGAACATCAACCTGAGGTTGAGCATGTTTTTATTGAAAAAGCAAGAAGTGTTCATGCCTCACTGATTGTGGCATCGGAAGTTGTTAATGCAAATGGATATACCACCGATTTGAAGGGTATTTATCAGAAAAAAAACATGGTTTCTGTTTTGGCAACGGTAATGGTTTTACGGCAAAATGGTTGGAAACTGGATTCCGCCAAGATAAAATCAGGTTTGCAGAATGTGGTCAAAAATACTGGTTTATTGGGTCGTTGGCAGACCATTCAAAACTACCCTAAGGTGGTTTGCGATACTGGACACAACGCCGAAGGAATAGGTTATATCGTTGAACAACTTGCTTCGGAAAAATATGGGAAATTGCATATTGTCTTTGGTCAGGTGGTTGGAAAGGACCCACGAAAAGTGCTTAAATTATTACCTAAAAATGCAACCTATTATTTCTGTCAGCCCTCCGTTATTCGGGCGTTGGATGTAAATGAATTGGCAGAAATTGCCAAAAGCGAAAATCTCAAAGGCTCGTTATATCCCGAAGTTTCTGAAGCACATAAAGCGGCATTAGAAGCAGCCAACGAAAATGATTTCATTTTTGTTGGAGGCAGCACATTTGTGGTGGCCGATTTGTTGAGCTATTTAGGGAATATCGACTCTAAAATGTAA